Proteins encoded within one genomic window of Arachis ipaensis cultivar K30076 chromosome B08, Araip1.1, whole genome shotgun sequence:
- the LOC107611824 gene encoding probable glutamate carboxypeptidase LAMP1, which translates to MFESQLNVKNLEDEISNKDMNLSPILKSIKELEKAAIKINDQRKEIEASKGWRTWKEYQMKVRDVNDRLMMVERAFTGRDGLLGMTWHKHLGSNF; encoded by the exons ATGTTTGAATCACAGCTTAATGTAAAGAACTTGGAAGATGAGATTTCAAATAAAGACATGAATTTGTCTCCTATATTGAAGTCAATCAAGGAGCTTGAGAAAGCAGCAATCAAGATAAATGACCAGAGAAAG gAAATAGAAGCAAGTAAAGGTTGGAGAACATGGAAAGAGTACCAAATGAAAGTGAGAGATGTGAATGATAGACTTATGATGGTTGAACGTGCATTCACTGGCAGAGATGGCCTCTTAGGAATGACATGGCATAAGCATTTG GGTTCTAACTTCTAA